Proteins from a single region of Aythya fuligula isolate bAytFul2 chromosome 3, bAytFul2.pri, whole genome shotgun sequence:
- the ZUP1 gene encoding zinc finger-containing ubiquitin peptidase 1 encodes MLVCDGCGRALPCEAARRHPRCPPCQRLRRPSVTARPEAAGREPGAHGWRLLGAPAADTGNGEQLYECPICSLTCTNLQFLEEHVDLHLEEHSFSEGGNMRDLELAQQLQHEEDKQQRLEEEKREKEEFKKLQRQYGLDSSGGYKQQFLKNMEREVDRGRMQPFEYHKRKADMMESLAVGIDDGKTKTSGVIEALCKYYQNENKDVRRVWLSAGVDHFHSSLGDKGWGCGYRNFQMLLSSLLQNSLYSDCLRDTALIPSIPKIQSMIEDAWKEGFDPHGASHFNNRLRGSKAWIGACEIYSLLTSLRIKCQIIDFHKPTGPAGTHPRLFEWILRYYSTDNEGATKVVCTSRPPVYLQHQGHSRTVVGIEEKKNKTLCLLLFDPGCPSQEMQKLLKQSTDGTGLKLLRRFVGGLKEKQYQIVAVDGILTLEEKTARCHASRVLTSEKIP; translated from the exons ATGTTGGTGTGCGATGGCTGCGGGCGGGCGCTGCCCTGCGAGGCGGCGCGGCGGCACCCCCGCTGCCCGCCCTGTCAGCGGCTCCGGCGGCCCTCAGTGACGGCCCGGCcggaggcggcggggagggagccGGGAGCGCACGGGTGGaggctgctgggtgcccccGCTGCGG aCACGGGAAATGGTGAACAGCTATACGAATGTCCCATATGCAGTCTTACCTGTACAAACCTTCAGTTTCTTGAAGAACACGTGGATTTACACCTAGAGGAACATAGCTTTTCAGAAG GTGGAAACATGAGAGATCTAGAACTGGCTCAACAGCTCCAACATGAAGAAGATAAGCAGCAGAGGCTCGAAGAAGAGAAGCGGGAgaaggaagaatttaaaaagcTACAG AGGCAGTATGGCTTGGATAGTTCTGGAGGCTACAAGCAACAATTCCTAAAGAATATGGAAAGGGAAGTTGATAGAGGAAGGATGCAGCCTTTTGAATATCACAAGAGAAAAGCTGACATGATGGAAAGTTTGGCTGTTGGTATAGAtgatgggaaaacaaaaacctcag GAGTAATTGAAGCATTGTGCAAGTACtatcagaatgaaaacaaagatgtgAGACGTGTTTGGCTTTCAGCAGGAGTAGATCACTTCCACTCATCTTTGGGTGACAAAGGCTGGGGTTGTGGTTACAGGAATTTCCAAATGCTCCTTTCCTCGCTGCTGCAAAACAGCTTGTATAGTGACTGCTTGAGAG atacTGCACTAATTCCTAGTATACCGAAGATTCAGTCCATGATTGAAGATGCCTGGAAAGAAGGCTTTGATCCTCATGGGGCATCTCACTTCAACAACAGATTACGTGGTTCCAAGGCATGGATAGGAGCATGTGAAATTTATTCACTGTTAACCAGTCTCAGGATAAA gTGTCAAATTATTGACTTTCACAAACCAACTGGTCCCGCGGGTACGCACCCTCGTTTGTTTGAGTGGATTTTGCGTTACTATTCTACAGATAATGAAGGTGCTACAAAGGTAGTGTGTACTTCCAGACCACCTGTCTACTTGCAGCATCAAG GTCACAGTCGTACTGTTGTTGGaatagaagagaagaaaaataaaaccttatgTTTACTACTGTTTGACCCGGGATGTCCTTCTCAAGAAATGCAGAAACTCTTAAAACAAAGCACTGATGGTACTGGTCTCAAACTACTTCGGAGATTTGTGGGTggcttaaaagaaaagcagtaccAGATAGTTGCTGTAGATGGCATCCTCACACTGGAAGAGAAAACG gctcgCTGCCATGCTTCTCGGGTCTTAACATCAGAGAAGATTCCTTAA